One Vanessa cardui chromosome 23, ilVanCard2.1, whole genome shotgun sequence DNA segment encodes these proteins:
- the LOC124539737 gene encoding ER membrane protein complex subunit 6 — protein sequence MSSAKVKDQKPEPVVYSEAALRNNAVVVEYCRTSMAALSGSTAGILGLTGLNGFAFYVFAVVSLWAMFLIKAGPNWHKYYVSRQSVLTNGFFGALFTYVLFWTFIYGMVHVY from the exons ATGTCGTCAGCTAAAGTAAAAGATCAGAAGCCGGAACCAGTAGTTTACAGTGAGGCTGCACTCAGAAACAATGCCGTAGTTGTAGAGTATTGTCGAACTTCTATGGCCGCATTATCAGGATCTACGGctg GGATTCTTGGCCTGACTGGACTCAACGGTTTTGCCTTCTACGTGTTTGCAGTTGTTAGTCTGTGGGCTATGTTCTTGATAAAAGCAGGCCCGAACTGGCATAAATACTATGTATCAAGACAAAGTGTCTTAACCAATGGTTTCTTTGGGGCTTTATTCACTTATGTACTATTTTGGACTTTCATATATGGAATGGTTCATGTGTATTAG